The following coding sequences are from one Pseudonocardia sp. HH130630-07 window:
- a CDS encoding xanthine dehydrogenase family protein molybdopterin-binding subunit, whose translation MTTTAEPTTTGEIGRARVRKEDQRLITGRSRYTDSITPSGTVHIAVVRSTIARATITSIDKAEAERAPGVFGVFTAADLGAEEIGMPCAWPITPDQKAPQRPVLAVGRVNFSGEGVAVVVARSAAAARDAAELVEIDYEPLEPVLDMEAAAGDGADLVHPDLGTNVSATWVFDSGEAGTGGNVSDAITKAESDDDQIVVRRRFRQQRLIPAFMEPRSCVVDPTGEQLTIWAATQVPHILRTMTTVTLGVPESKLRVIAPDVGGGFGGKIGVLPEEMLCVLLAQKLNKPVKWTETRSECMLTAHHARDQIQDLTISARKDGTITGLDVHLFADMGAYLGLVGPGVPILGAFMFNAIYKIPALKFTCSNVFTNKTLTDAYRGAGRPEATFGIERMMDELAVELGRDPMELREQNWIRHEEFPFDTVVGLTYDTGNYEQATQRAMELFDYAGLRREQEERRRNGDPVQLGIGISTFTEMCGLAPSRVLGSLDYGAGGWEAASIRMLATGKVEVTTGASAHGQGHETAFSQIVADKLGVAFDDVEILHGDTQVAPKGLDTYGSRSLVVGGIAIVNAADKVIEKARKIAAHLLEASEDDLEFANGQFTVRGTDQGKAIQEIAFAAFMAHDYPEGMEPSLDSDAVFDPENFSFPHGTHLCAMEVDTDTGRVTLRQYVCVDDIGNVINPLIVEGQVHGGLAQGIAQALFEEANYDDQGTLVNATFVDYTLPSAADLPSFTTETVSTPSTTNPLGVKGVGEAGTIASTPAIVNGVLDAIRHLGVTEIEMPTTSQRVWRALQVAKGHAAQETPSHTHSPGAGLGSIDPNNPKGEVQ comes from the coding sequence TTGACGACGACCGCCGAACCCACCACGACCGGCGAGATCGGCAGGGCCAGGGTCCGCAAGGAGGACCAGCGCCTGATCACCGGCCGGTCCCGCTACACCGACTCGATCACGCCGTCGGGCACCGTGCACATCGCCGTCGTCCGGTCGACGATCGCGCGGGCCACCATCACCTCGATCGACAAGGCCGAGGCCGAGCGCGCTCCCGGGGTCTTCGGCGTGTTCACTGCCGCGGACCTGGGCGCCGAGGAGATCGGCATGCCCTGCGCGTGGCCGATCACCCCGGACCAGAAGGCCCCGCAGCGCCCGGTGCTCGCCGTCGGGCGGGTCAACTTCTCCGGTGAGGGCGTCGCCGTGGTCGTCGCGCGGTCCGCCGCCGCGGCCCGGGACGCCGCCGAGCTCGTCGAGATCGACTACGAGCCGCTCGAACCGGTGCTGGACATGGAGGCCGCCGCGGGCGACGGCGCCGACCTGGTCCACCCCGACCTCGGCACGAACGTGTCCGCGACCTGGGTGTTCGACTCCGGCGAGGCCGGCACCGGCGGGAACGTCTCCGACGCGATCACGAAGGCCGAGTCCGACGACGACCAGATCGTCGTCCGGCGCCGGTTCCGCCAGCAGCGCCTGATCCCGGCGTTCATGGAGCCCCGCTCCTGCGTCGTGGACCCCACCGGTGAGCAGCTGACCATCTGGGCCGCGACCCAGGTGCCGCACATCCTGCGCACCATGACCACGGTGACCCTCGGGGTCCCGGAGTCCAAGCTGCGGGTGATCGCCCCGGACGTCGGCGGCGGGTTCGGCGGCAAGATCGGCGTGCTGCCGGAGGAGATGCTCTGCGTGCTGCTCGCGCAGAAGCTGAACAAGCCGGTCAAGTGGACCGAGACCCGCAGCGAGTGCATGCTCACCGCGCACCACGCCCGGGACCAGATCCAGGACCTGACGATCTCGGCCCGCAAGGACGGGACGATCACCGGCCTGGACGTCCACCTCTTCGCCGACATGGGCGCCTACCTCGGCCTGGTCGGCCCGGGGGTGCCGATCCTCGGCGCGTTCATGTTCAACGCGATCTACAAGATCCCGGCGCTCAAGTTCACCTGCTCCAACGTCTTCACCAACAAGACGCTGACCGACGCCTACCGCGGCGCCGGGCGTCCGGAGGCGACGTTCGGCATCGAGCGGATGATGGACGAGTTGGCCGTGGAGCTCGGCCGGGACCCGATGGAGCTGCGCGAGCAGAACTGGATCCGCCACGAGGAGTTCCCGTTCGACACCGTCGTGGGCCTGACCTACGACACCGGCAACTACGAGCAGGCCACGCAGCGCGCGATGGAGCTGTTCGACTACGCCGGCCTGCGCCGTGAGCAGGAGGAGCGGCGCAGGAACGGCGACCCGGTGCAGCTGGGCATCGGCATCTCGACGTTCACCGAGATGTGCGGCCTCGCCCCGTCCCGGGTACTGGGCTCGCTCGACTACGGCGCCGGCGGCTGGGAGGCCGCGAGCATCCGGATGCTCGCCACCGGCAAGGTCGAGGTCACCACCGGTGCCTCGGCGCACGGCCAGGGCCACGAGACGGCGTTCTCCCAGATCGTCGCGGACAAGCTGGGCGTCGCGTTCGACGACGTCGAGATCCTGCACGGCGACACCCAGGTGGCGCCGAAGGGCCTCGACACCTACGGCTCGCGCTCGCTGGTCGTCGGCGGGATCGCGATCGTCAACGCGGCGGACAAGGTGATCGAGAAGGCGCGCAAGATCGCCGCGCACCTGCTGGAGGCCTCCGAGGACGACCTCGAGTTCGCGAACGGGCAGTTCACCGTCAGGGGCACCGACCAGGGCAAGGCCATCCAGGAGATCGCCTTCGCCGCGTTCATGGCGCACGACTACCCCGAGGGCATGGAACCCTCGCTGGACTCCGACGCCGTGTTCGACCCGGAGAACTTCTCCTTCCCGCACGGCACCCACCTGTGCGCCATGGAGGTCGACACCGACACCGGCCGGGTCACCCTGCGTCAGTACGTCTGCGTCGACGACATCGGCAACGTCATCAACCCGCTGATCGTCGAGGGCCAGGTGCACGGCGGCCTCGCCCAGGGCATCGCGCAGGCCCTGTTCGAGGAGGCGAACTACGACGACCAGGGCACCCTGGTCAACGCCACCTTCGTCGACTACACCCTGCCCTCGGCCGCGGACCTGCCGAGCTTCACCACCGAGACGGTGTCGACCCCGTCGACGACCAACCCGCTCGGGGTGAAGGGCGTCGGGGAGGCGGGCACGATCGCGTCCACCCCGGCGATCGTCAACGGCGTGCTCGACGCGATCCGGCACCTCGGCGTCACCGAGATCGAGATGCCGACGACGTCGCAGCGGGTCTGGCGGGCCCTGCAGGTCGCCAAGGGCCACGCCGCCCAGGAGACCCCGAGCCACACCCACTCACCGGGTGCCGGGCTCGGGTCGATCGACCCGAACAACCCCAAGGGAGAGGTCCAGTGA
- a CDS encoding PepSY domain-containing protein: protein MRTRTTVAAVAAGLLLAGGGAALATVPAGAAVPVALTAAADGTPPAGAPQPAVDRATAERTALERAGGGQVTGVEFDRADDDRDDRDDADDSDDRDHWEVEVTNGVTQHDVDVDAADGTVLDHDTDGADDTEGADDGDDRDDDGPGDTDDRDDD from the coding sequence ATGCGTACCAGGACCACCGTCGCGGCCGTCGCCGCCGGACTGCTCCTCGCCGGCGGCGGGGCCGCGCTCGCCACCGTCCCGGCCGGGGCCGCCGTCCCGGTCGCCCTGACCGCGGCCGCGGACGGGACACCGCCCGCCGGGGCGCCGCAGCCGGCCGTGGACCGCGCGACGGCCGAGCGGACCGCGCTGGAGCGGGCCGGTGGCGGCCAGGTCACCGGGGTCGAGTTCGACCGGGCCGACGACGACCGCGACGACCGCGACGACGCCGACGACTCCGACGACCGGGACCACTGGGAGGTCGAGGTCACCAACGGCGTGACGCAGCACGACGTCGACGTCGACGCGGCCGACGGCACCGTGCTCGACCACGACACCGACGGCGCCGACGACACCGAGGGGGCCGACGACGGCGACGACCGGGACGACGACGGCCCCGGTGACACCGACGACCGCGACGACGACTGA
- a CDS encoding FAD binding domain-containing protein, with product MIPAKFDYVRPGSVEEAVTALQEAGEDAKILAGGQSLLPVLRLRMAAPSVVIDLGGIPELRRIGEDDTYVMVGAMATHHEVMRNDLVKRHVELIAQATETVADPQVRHRGTLGGALAHADPAGDLGAAALALDAEFVLLGPGGTRLVTAADFFQDYFTTAIGEDEILTMVRFPKYTGWKTHYEKFNRVAQAWSMVAVAVALKVDGGTITEARVGLTNMGNTPIRATGVEQALVGQAAGADVARAAAEHATEGTSAPSDADAAADYREHLAKVLTGRAVLTAAG from the coding sequence GTGATCCCGGCGAAGTTCGACTACGTCCGGCCCGGCTCCGTGGAGGAGGCCGTGACCGCGCTGCAGGAGGCCGGCGAGGACGCCAAGATCCTCGCCGGCGGGCAGAGCCTGCTGCCGGTGCTGCGGCTGCGGATGGCGGCCCCGTCGGTCGTCATCGACCTCGGCGGCATCCCGGAGCTGCGCCGGATCGGCGAGGACGACACCTACGTCATGGTCGGCGCGATGGCCACGCACCACGAGGTCATGCGCAACGACCTGGTGAAGCGGCACGTCGAGCTGATCGCCCAGGCCACCGAGACGGTCGCGGACCCGCAGGTCCGCCACCGCGGCACGCTCGGCGGTGCGCTCGCGCACGCCGACCCGGCCGGGGACCTGGGCGCGGCCGCGCTGGCCCTGGACGCCGAGTTCGTCCTCCTCGGTCCCGGCGGCACCCGGCTGGTCACCGCGGCCGACTTCTTCCAGGACTACTTCACGACCGCGATCGGCGAGGACGAGATCCTCACCATGGTCCGGTTCCCGAAGTACACCGGATGGAAGACGCACTACGAGAAGTTCAACCGGGTCGCCCAGGCGTGGTCGATGGTCGCCGTGGCCGTCGCGCTGAAGGTGGACGGCGGCACCATCACCGAGGCCCGGGTGGGCCTGACCAACATGGGCAACACGCCCATCCGGGCGACCGGTGTGGAGCAGGCGCTGGTGGGGCAGGCGGCCGGTGCGGACGTGGCGCGGGCCGCGGCCGAGCACGCCACGGAAGGGACCTCCGCTCCGAGTGACGCGGATGCCGCCGCCGACTACCGTGAACACCTGGCGAAGGTGCTGACCGGTCGCGCGGTGCTGACCGCAGCGGGCTGA
- a CDS encoding SRPBCC family protein, whose product MQLENTFTIAAPIEDAWKALNDPELIAPCFPGATLTEYEGDSFQGTVKVKLGPISLTYKGKGTYVERDDTNRKVVIDASGRDARGNGTAKAIVTGTMVADGPDRTSVTMVTDMTVTGRPAQFGRGVISDVADKIIGQFAGCVAEKLTGAGAAASNGAGPKHAADETTPLPAVPPAPGERTATAAPRPLAQTRPQSNPVEAIDLLDSAGAPVLKRLAPVLGGAGLLLLIVLLVRRLRSGGER is encoded by the coding sequence ATGCAGCTCGAGAACACGTTCACGATCGCGGCGCCGATCGAGGACGCCTGGAAGGCCCTCAACGACCCGGAGCTCATCGCGCCGTGCTTCCCGGGGGCCACGCTCACCGAGTACGAGGGCGACTCGTTCCAGGGCACGGTCAAGGTCAAGCTCGGCCCGATCTCGTTGACCTACAAGGGCAAGGGGACCTACGTCGAGCGGGACGACACCAACCGGAAGGTCGTCATCGACGCCTCCGGGCGGGACGCCCGCGGCAACGGCACGGCCAAGGCCATCGTGACCGGGACGATGGTCGCCGACGGCCCGGACCGCACGTCGGTCACGATGGTCACCGACATGACCGTCACCGGCCGTCCGGCCCAGTTCGGCCGCGGGGTGATCTCCGACGTCGCCGACAAGATCATCGGCCAGTTCGCCGGGTGCGTCGCGGAGAAGCTGACCGGTGCGGGTGCCGCGGCGTCCAACGGGGCCGGCCCGAAGCACGCCGCCGACGAGACCACCCCGCTGCCCGCCGTCCCTCCGGCGCCGGGCGAGCGCACCGCGACCGCCGCCCCGCGGCCGCTCGCGCAGACCCGGCCGCAGAGCAACCCGGTCGAGGCCATCGACCTGCTCGACTCGGCGGGCGCCCCGGTCCTCAAGCGACTGGCCCCGGTGCTGGGCGGCGCCGGTCTGCTGCTGCTGATCGTCCTGCTCGTCCGGCGGCTGCGCAGCGGCGGCGAGCGCTGA
- a CDS encoding P1 family peptidase, with product MDEVRAGTGNGLTDVAGLRVGHATLSGPGARTGTTVVLAPPGGAVAGADVRGAAPGTRETDLLAPTATVQRVHAITLSGGSAYGLDAASGVMARLERDGEGFAVPGAVVPIVPAAVVFDIGRGGDPSVRPTAETEAAAYDAAHGGPVEQGSVGAGTGAVSGGLRGGIGTASAVLADGTTVAALVVLNSAGTAVDPVTGEVPGARHGLPGEFGGPGATTAPAERVAELYAGHLNPLGTATTLVVLATDATQDKAGCTRLATMAHDGLARSISPVHTIRDGDCAFAMATGTGPAPGPAEVFAMQAAAAEVTARAVAHALLAATAAPDRPSFGSLVAGG from the coding sequence ATGGACGAGGTGCGCGCGGGAACGGGTAACGGACTGACCGACGTGGCCGGCCTGCGGGTCGGCCACGCCACGCTGAGCGGGCCGGGCGCCCGGACCGGGACGACGGTCGTGCTCGCCCCGCCCGGTGGTGCGGTGGCCGGCGCGGACGTCCGCGGCGCGGCGCCCGGGACCCGGGAGACCGACCTGCTGGCGCCGACGGCGACGGTCCAGCGGGTGCACGCGATCACGCTGTCCGGCGGGAGCGCCTACGGGCTGGACGCGGCGTCCGGGGTGATGGCCCGGCTCGAACGCGACGGCGAGGGCTTCGCCGTGCCGGGCGCGGTGGTGCCGATCGTCCCGGCCGCGGTGGTGTTCGACATCGGGCGCGGCGGTGACCCGTCCGTGCGCCCGACCGCGGAGACCGAGGCCGCGGCCTACGACGCCGCGCACGGCGGTCCGGTAGAGCAGGGCTCGGTCGGCGCCGGGACCGGTGCGGTGTCCGGTGGGCTGCGCGGCGGGATCGGGACCGCCTCGGCGGTGCTCGCCGACGGGACGACGGTCGCCGCGCTGGTCGTGCTGAACTCGGCGGGGACCGCGGTCGACCCGGTGACCGGCGAGGTGCCGGGTGCCCGGCACGGCCTGCCGGGCGAGTTCGGCGGTCCCGGCGCGACCACGGCCCCGGCCGAGCGGGTCGCCGAGCTGTACGCGGGGCATCTGAACCCGCTCGGGACGGCGACGACGCTGGTCGTCCTGGCCACCGACGCGACGCAGGACAAGGCCGGCTGCACCCGGCTGGCGACCATGGCGCACGACGGCCTGGCCCGCTCGATCTCCCCGGTGCACACGATCCGCGACGGCGACTGCGCGTTCGCGATGGCCACCGGGACCGGTCCGGCCCCCGGCCCGGCCGAGGTGTTCGCGATGCAGGCTGCGGCGGCGGAGGTGACCGCGCGGGCGGTCGCGCACGCACTGCTGGCCGCGACGGCGGCGCCGGACCGGCCGTCGTTCGGATCGCTGGTCGCGGGCGGCTGA
- a CDS encoding PepSY domain-containing protein has translation MRTPITLTAVAATGLLLVGGGTALAFGHGGTTTRDPVPVAAAAPTGDLSPPELPLTPSPVPAPAPAAPAVDRAAAERIALDAAGAGRVTEVEFDRHDDRDDRDDRDDDSDGRDHWEVEVTDGVTEHDIDVDAATGQVLDHDTDTDDDGGDDRDDD, from the coding sequence GTGCGTACCCCGATCACCCTGACCGCCGTCGCCGCGACCGGTCTGCTCCTCGTCGGCGGGGGCACCGCGCTCGCGTTCGGCCACGGCGGCACCACCACCCGGGACCCCGTGCCGGTCGCCGCCGCGGCCCCGACCGGGGACCTGTCGCCCCCGGAACTGCCGCTCACCCCGTCCCCCGTCCCGGCTCCGGCTCCGGCCGCACCCGCGGTCGACCGGGCCGCGGCCGAGCGGATCGCCCTGGACGCCGCCGGCGCCGGCCGGGTCACCGAGGTCGAGTTCGACCGCCACGACGACCGGGACGACCGGGACGACCGGGACGACGACAGTGATGGCCGGGACCACTGGGAGGTCGAGGTCACCGACGGCGTCACCGAGCACGACATCGACGTCGACGCCGCCACCGGGCAGGTCCTCGACCACGACACGGACACCGACGACGACGGTGGCGACGACCGGGACGACGACTGA
- a CDS encoding sensor histidine kinase, whose protein sequence is MRRRILLLVGATVLLVLVAFAVPLATLVRTFAEDSAVSAATSQARSLTPTVAAGDVAAATPVVQGADAADAADVSVFLPDGTILGAPAPRSPLVRLGLLGQSAATEAPGGRELVFAVQGTPSGNAAIRVFVPDAELTRGVARSWLLLAGLSLVLLAGGLLVADRLARTLVDATTDLSEVSERLARGDLSARADARAPAELGVVAGALNGLAGRISELLREERENVADLAHRVRTPLTALRLDAEALRDADESARISAGVDGVQRAVTGAIEQARRRGGEGRSADAAAVVRERVEFWQVLAEDTDRAVTLDLADGPLPVGCAPGDLAACVDALLGNVFAHTPDGTAFAVALGPLPRGGARLTVSDHGPGLPPDGDPASRGVSGGGSTGLGLDIARRTADATGGRLVLGTAPGGGLQADVELAAPAAERS, encoded by the coding sequence ATGCGCCGCCGGATACTCCTGCTCGTCGGCGCGACGGTGCTGCTGGTGCTCGTCGCGTTCGCGGTCCCGCTCGCCACCCTGGTCCGGACGTTCGCGGAGGACTCGGCGGTGTCCGCGGCGACCTCGCAGGCCCGCTCGCTGACCCCGACGGTCGCCGCCGGGGACGTCGCCGCCGCCACCCCGGTGGTGCAGGGCGCCGACGCCGCGGACGCCGCGGATGTGTCGGTGTTCCTGCCGGACGGCACGATCCTCGGCGCACCCGCGCCGCGCAGCCCGCTGGTGCGGCTGGGCCTGCTCGGGCAGAGCGCCGCCACCGAGGCGCCCGGCGGCCGCGAGCTGGTCTTCGCCGTGCAGGGCACCCCGTCCGGCAACGCCGCCATCCGGGTGTTCGTGCCGGACGCGGAGCTGACCCGCGGCGTCGCGCGTTCCTGGCTGCTGCTCGCCGGGCTGTCGCTGGTGCTGCTCGCCGGTGGGCTGCTGGTCGCCGACCGGCTGGCGCGCACCCTCGTCGACGCCACGACCGACCTGTCCGAGGTGTCCGAGCGGCTCGCCCGCGGCGATCTCTCCGCCCGTGCCGACGCGCGTGCCCCGGCCGAGCTGGGCGTCGTCGCCGGGGCGCTGAACGGGCTGGCCGGGCGGATCTCCGAGCTACTCCGGGAGGAGCGGGAGAACGTCGCCGATCTCGCGCACCGGGTCCGCACCCCGCTGACCGCGCTGCGCCTGGACGCCGAGGCACTGCGCGACGCTGACGAGTCCGCCCGGATCTCCGCCGGGGTGGACGGCGTGCAGCGGGCCGTCACCGGCGCGATCGAGCAGGCCCGGCGGCGGGGCGGGGAGGGCCGCTCCGCCGACGCGGCCGCCGTCGTCCGGGAGCGGGTGGAGTTCTGGCAGGTGCTCGCCGAGGACACCGACCGCGCCGTGACGCTGGATCTCGCCGACGGACCGCTGCCGGTCGGCTGTGCCCCCGGCGACCTGGCGGCCTGCGTGGACGCGCTGCTCGGCAACGTCTTCGCCCACACCCCGGACGGGACCGCGTTCGCGGTCGCGCTCGGCCCGCTGCCCCGCGGGGGTGCCCGGCTGACGGTGTCCGACCACGGCCCCGGGCTCCCGCCGGACGGCGACCCGGCGAGTCGCGGGGTCAGCGGCGGCGGGTCGACCGGCCTCGGCCTGGACATCGCCCGCCGGACCGCGGACGCCACCGGCGGGCGGCTGGTCCTCGGCACCGCCCCCGGCGGGGGGCTGCAGGCCGATGTGGAGCTCGCCGCACCCGCCGCCGAGCGGTCTTGA
- the mftF gene encoding mycofactocin biosynthesis glycosyltransferase MftF (Members of this protein family, MftF, are glycosyltransferases, members of PF00535 (glycosyl transferase family 2). The encoding gene is found as part of the mycofactocin cassette, in Mycobacterium tuberculosis, many other Actinobacteria, and occasional members of other lineages. Mycofactocin itself, a putative redox carrier, is a heavily modified derivative of the C-terminal Val-Tyr dipeptide of the mycofactocin precursor MftA (TIGR03969).): MLLDRRARWVDDGRALLGGAPPRLVRLSARAREVLPPPGAPLVVEGPTHRALARTLLDAGLAHPVPARAGTAPVRAGPTAAEVTVVIPVKDRPVDRLLAALARDGLAAVVVDDGSADPAPLRRAARAAGATLLRHATPRGPAAARNAGLAAAMTPFVAFLDSDVVPEPGWLPPLLAHLADPAVGLVAPRIVALDPGGDGGPHGWHGLRGLVGRYEAVRSSLDLGPDPAPVVPRSRVAYVPSAALLVRAADVGPVAFDPGMHVAEDVDLVLRLHAAGRSMRFEPASRVAHDHRTSPVQWWRRKAFYGTGAAPLAQRHPGAVPPLVVSPWTAAVCLLLLLQRRGATALAAVVTAVAAERLSRRLTGLRHPRRTAARLAVLGLWGALAQTASALTRHFWPLAALALPFSRRARRAVVVAGIAEGIGDWWRHRDRDPRVRVGPVGYLLAHRLDDLGYGAGLWWGAWRRRTTAPLRPAGPGTARERR, encoded by the coding sequence GTGTTGCTCGACCGCCGCGCCCGGTGGGTCGACGACGGCCGGGCCCTGCTCGGCGGGGCACCGCCCCGGCTGGTGCGGCTGTCGGCGCGGGCCCGGGAAGTCCTGCCACCGCCCGGCGCCCCGCTGGTGGTCGAGGGCCCCACGCACCGGGCGCTCGCCCGCACCCTGCTCGACGCGGGCCTCGCCCATCCCGTGCCGGCCCGGGCGGGCACGGCCCCGGTGCGGGCCGGGCCGACGGCGGCCGAGGTGACCGTGGTGATCCCGGTGAAGGACCGCCCGGTGGACCGGTTGCTCGCCGCGCTGGCGCGGGACGGGCTCGCCGCGGTCGTCGTCGACGACGGGTCCGCCGATCCCGCCCCGCTGCGCCGGGCCGCGCGGGCGGCCGGGGCGACGCTGCTCCGGCACGCCACGCCCCGGGGGCCCGCCGCGGCGCGCAACGCCGGGCTGGCCGCGGCGATGACCCCGTTCGTCGCGTTCCTCGACTCCGACGTCGTCCCCGAGCCGGGCTGGCTGCCGCCGCTGCTCGCGCACCTCGCCGACCCGGCCGTCGGGCTGGTCGCCCCGCGGATCGTCGCGCTCGACCCGGGCGGCGACGGCGGGCCGCACGGGTGGCACGGGCTGCGCGGCCTCGTCGGCCGGTACGAGGCCGTGCGGTCCTCGCTGGACCTCGGGCCGGACCCGGCGCCGGTCGTCCCGCGGTCCCGGGTGGCCTACGTGCCGAGCGCCGCGCTGCTGGTGCGGGCGGCCGACGTGGGGCCGGTCGCCTTCGACCCCGGCATGCACGTCGCCGAGGACGTCGATCTCGTCCTGCGGCTGCACGCCGCGGGCCGGTCGATGCGCTTCGAGCCGGCGTCGCGGGTCGCGCACGACCACCGGACGTCGCCGGTGCAGTGGTGGCGGCGCAAGGCGTTCTACGGCACCGGCGCGGCCCCGCTGGCCCAGCGGCACCCGGGCGCCGTCCCGCCGCTGGTGGTATCGCCGTGGACGGCCGCGGTGTGCCTGCTCCTGCTGCTGCAACGCCGGGGGGCGACGGCGCTCGCCGCGGTCGTGACCGCGGTGGCGGCCGAGCGCCTGTCCCGCCGGCTGACCGGCCTCCGGCACCCGCGGCGCACCGCCGCCCGGCTCGCCGTCCTGGGGCTGTGGGGTGCGCTCGCCCAGACGGCGTCCGCGCTGACCCGGCACTTCTGGCCGCTCGCGGCGCTCGCGCTGCCGTTCTCGCGGCGGGCCCGCCGGGCGGTCGTCGTGGCGGGGATCGCGGAGGGGATCGGCGACTGGTGGCGCCACCGCGACCGGGACCCGCGGGTGCGGGTCGGGCCGGTCGGGTACCTGCTGGCGCACCGGCTCGACGACCTCGGTTACGGGGCCGGGCTGTGGTGGGGCGCGTGGCGGCGGCGGACCACGGCGCCGCTGCGACCGGCCGGCCCGGGAACCGCCCGGGAACGTAGGTGA
- a CDS encoding (2Fe-2S)-binding protein, protein MTEVRVTVDGVNYADDVEPRMLLAQYLRETLGKTGTLIGCDTSNCGACTVHLDGQSVKSCSVLAVQADGSEVTTIEGLARDGNLHPVQEAFRECHGLQCGYCTPGMIMAAVDLLGDNPDPSEQEVREGIEGNLCRCTGYQNILRAVQSAAQHMKPGAAQPSGQAAEAAPVAGGN, encoded by the coding sequence ATGACAGAGGTCCGGGTCACCGTCGACGGCGTGAACTACGCCGACGACGTCGAACCCCGCATGTTGCTGGCGCAGTACCTGAGGGAGACCCTCGGCAAGACCGGGACGCTGATCGGCTGCGACACCAGCAACTGCGGCGCCTGCACCGTTCATCTCGACGGCCAGAGCGTGAAGTCCTGCTCGGTGCTCGCCGTCCAGGCCGACGGCTCCGAGGTCACCACCATCGAGGGGCTCGCCAGGGACGGGAACCTGCACCCCGTGCAGGAGGCGTTCCGCGAGTGCCACGGCCTGCAGTGCGGGTACTGCACGCCGGGAATGATCATGGCTGCGGTGGACCTGCTCGGGGACAACCCCGACCCGTCCGAGCAGGAGGTCCGCGAGGGCATCGAGGGCAACCTCTGCCGCTGCACCGGCTACCAGAACATCCTGCGGGCGGTCCAGAGCGCGGCGCAGCACATGAAGCCGGGTGCCGCGCAGCCGTCCGGGCAGGCCGCCGAGGCCGCCCCGGTAGCGGGAGGGAACTGA
- a CDS encoding response regulator transcription factor, translating into MAQILIVEDDPGIRGALIRGLSERGHAVDSAPTAMAGLESAVGKRPDLVVLDLGLPDMDGTTMLRMLRGASSVPVIVATARDDEAGIVSVLDAGADDYLVKPFAAAQLDARIRAVLRRLGDGAPDPTVTVGGLSVDPRSRRAVLDGTELELTPREFDLLHHLAARAETVVSKRELVTEVWQQPYGGADKTVDVHLSWLRRKLGETAQDPRYLHSVRGVGVRLSAPGDA; encoded by the coding sequence GTGGCGCAGATCCTGATCGTCGAGGACGACCCCGGCATCCGCGGGGCGCTGATCCGCGGGCTGAGCGAGCGCGGGCACGCCGTGGACTCCGCACCGACCGCGATGGCCGGGCTGGAGTCCGCCGTCGGGAAGCGACCGGACCTGGTCGTGCTGGACCTCGGGCTGCCCGACATGGACGGCACGACGATGCTGCGCATGCTGCGCGGCGCGAGCTCGGTCCCGGTCATCGTCGCCACCGCCCGCGACGACGAGGCCGGGATCGTCTCGGTGCTCGACGCCGGCGCCGACGACTACCTCGTCAAGCCGTTCGCCGCGGCGCAGCTCGACGCCCGGATCCGCGCCGTCCTGCGCCGGCTGGGCGACGGTGCGCCGGACCCGACGGTGACCGTCGGCGGCCTGTCGGTGGACCCGCGCTCGCGCCGCGCCGTGCTCGACGGCACCGAGCTGGAGCTCACGCCGCGGGAGTTCGACCTGCTGCACCATCTCGCGGCGCGCGCCGAGACGGTCGTCAGCAAGCGGGAGCTGGTCACCGAGGTCTGGCAGCAGCCCTACGGCGGCGCCGACAAGACCGTCGACGTGCACCTGTCCTGGCTGCGCCGCAAGCTCGGCGAGACCGCGCAGGACCCCCGCTACCTGCACTCGGTCCGCGGCGTCGGCGTCCGGCTGTCCGCCCCGGGCGACGCCTGA